One Syngnathoides biaculeatus isolate LvHL_M chromosome 4, ASM1980259v1, whole genome shotgun sequence DNA window includes the following coding sequences:
- the plekha2 gene encoding pleckstrin homology domain-containing family A member 2: MSSMPYEDRLNRVCGFLDIEEKENSCRFQRRYFILDTKRNVLLWYMDNPLNLPSGASFVGSLKLTYISKVNEATGKQKPKTEFCFVINAVSRRYFLQANDVTDMRDWVTALNQASKITVPKSGPAPPRSDVAAVISDVYGGGKQQAYKTEIHGGVVVHTPIQNEGIKPGVLRFGYCVKQGDLRKSWKRRFFTLDNNAVSYYKSETDKEPLRAIPLRDIQKVHECLVKSGDLLQRDNLFAIITGSRTFYIQTDSPEDMHGWIRDIDVKIQDFRGPPKGPPFKRAASAYRSHNASASGGHRAAQPRPTLVKSCSVAPGWQPWTPIPANEPSILDGEDDSAFSAVPTSASLSSSPNSSSTSSSSNSLSIPAPCPGAPSGIGLGLLAASGDAACGRRRHRSQPQSRTGSVFPFLDDDSIRTTDV, translated from the exons ATGAGCAGCATGCCGTACGAGGACCGTCTGAACCGCGTGTGTGGCTTCCTGGATATCGAAGAGAAAGAGAACAGCTGCCGTTTCCAGAGGCGCTACTTCATCCTGGACACCAAGAGGAACGTTCTCCTGTGGTACATGGACAACCCTCTG AACCTGCCCAGTGGAGCGAGCTTTGTCGGCAGCCTGAAACTAACCTACATCTCCAAG GTGAACGAAGCGACAGGGAAGCAGAAGCCCAAGACAGAGTTCTGCTTTG TCATCAACGCAGTGTCCCGAAGGTACTTCCTCCAAGCCAACGACGTGACTGACATGCGGGACTGGGTCACTGCTCTCAACCAGGCCAGCAAGataact GTTCCTAAGTCTGGTCCCGCGCCGCCGAGATCTGACGTGGCCGCGGTTATCAGCGACGTTTACGGAGGTGGCAAGCAGCAGGCGTACAAGACGGAGATCCACGGGGGCGTGGTGGTGCACACCCCCATCCAG AACGAGGGCATCAAACCTGGCGTGCTCCGGTTCGGTTACTGTGTCAAACAAGGCGATCTG AGAAAAAGCTGGAAGAGACGCTTTTTCACCCTGGACAACAACGCGGTCAGCTACTACAAATCCGAGACG GACAAAGAGCCTCTGCGAGCCATTCCACTCCGGGACATTCAGAAAGTCCACGAATGTCTGGTCAAGTCGGG TGATCTCCTGCAGCGAGACAACCTATTTGCGATCATCACCGGATCCCGGACCTTCTACATCCAG ACAGACTCCCCGGAAGACATGCACGGCTGGATCAGGGACATTGACGTGAAGATTCAGGACTTCAGAGGCCCCCCCAAG GGACCTCCGTTCAAAAGAGCCGCTTCTGCCTATCGAAGTCACAACGCCTCGGCAAGCGGCGGCCACCGAGCCGCGCAGCCGCGCCCGACTCTGGTCAAGTCGTGCTCCGTGGCGCCGGGCTGGCAGCCGTGGACGCCCATCCCCGCGAACGAGCCCTCCATCTTAGACGGCGAGGACGACAGCGCGTTCAGCGCCGTCCCCACGTCGGCCTCGCTCTCGTCCTCCCCCAACTCTTCGTCCACGTCCTCCTCCTCTAACTCCCTGTCGATCCCGGCCCCCTGCCCCGGCGCGCCCAGTGGCATCGGCCTGGGCCTCCTCGCGGCGTCCGGAGACGCGGCGTGCGGCCGTCGGCGGCACCGCTCGCAGCCGCAGTCCCGCACGGGCTCCGTGTTCCCCTTCCTGGATGACGACAGCATCCGCACCACTGACGTCTAA
- the si:ch211-113d22.2 gene encoding uncharacterized protein si:ch211-113d22.2, whose translation MLPLKSGVVPCSVCKGGALRCHTCAASSEDDCNKQGSASCPQYADACATITGPHTVLKSCTYKAFCDKAHGSNSAAKMECCYGDNCNGPHRSHSQGDPHRNGSPALSRGRHVLLLGAVVLRLAACGHM comes from the exons ATGCTTCCTCTCAAATCAGGCGTTGTCCCCTGTTCTGTCTGCAAAGGCGGCGCCCTCAGGTGCCACACCTGCGCCGCATCCAGCGAGGACGACTGCAACAAGCAgggctccgcctcctgcccgcagtACGCCGACGCCTGCGCCACCATCACCGGACCCC ATACGGTGCTGAAGTCGTGCACCTACAAGGCTTTCTGCGACAAAGCTCACGGCAGCAACTCGGCGGCCAAGATGGAGTGTTGCTACGGCGACAACTGTAACGGTCCGCACAGGAGCCACAGCCAAGGGGACCCGCACCGCAACGGCTCGCCGGCGCTGTCCCGCGGCCGCCACGTCCTGCTGCTCGGCGCCGTCGTCCTGCGTCTCGCCGCCTGTGGCCACATGTAA